The genomic DNA caatatttagaGTGACTAATAATAACACAAATATTATCATCATCCTATTTTGGTCCATCCACGATtgattaaatcttaaaaaaattaatccaaaATAAACAAATTGTGTGAATAGATACATTTAATTGATTAACAAAATAccaaattaataactttttattactaaaatagttttttattgctattattaataatacaaacaagATATAAGAAGTGTGAACatgttaaattaagtttttgttaattaaataaatatttcaaaccttgttaatttatttatttaattggttgaaattataattttatttttataaaaagagttttgttataatttaataatatatattttggtgaTATCATactttttaaatacaaaatatattataataaataaaatactttttcaTTTCCCAATAAGCctttttaataactaaaataacaTACTTTTTCATTTTCCACTAATATACCTACACTAATTTGACATTGTTTCCAAAATAAATATACCATTCAATTTAATAAGATTACttcaaaaaataagaaaattacaTAATCTGATAGAATTAGAAAATTACAATTTCTCTTCTCTAATCTCCTCTCTACTGGAGAAAAAGTTAATCTCCATCATCCTCCTCCTTAAGCTAGCTAGCAATTAGTAAAGATAAAGAAAGAATTATTCAAATGATTATTGACTAAAACaatcatcattaattaattaagtaattagtcaaattaataataagattagGCCTTGCTGCTCCTTGGACTCAGGCACAATGTTATGTCTTGAAAAACTTTGAGCCTCTTCTTCGTCTTCTCAGTTCCTAGCATTGCTGCAACAATGGCATCTTCAAAGTCCTTATTATCGGGAAGAAGATTTTCCCACTTTTTCTCCACTTCAGAGGCTGATCTTGTCCTCTTAAGAGGATGAGGAGGAATCTGGCAACCAAATGGATCATCATAATGGAAAGGCTGTGCATCAATGTTCAACGAATTATTCATTGGCTGCTGCTTGATTATGTTAATGGAGGAACTGATGTTTTCGTCACCACCAAATGATTCAATATCTCTGTTTTTGGATGAATTGCAGCAAGGCTGTGGCTGCCAAAGGGAGGAAGAACCGAAGAAGGAATCAAACAGCTTGCTCTGTTCTACTCGATCCATGGTCTTGTTCATAGAATCTGATTCAAGATCTCTCAGCATTTGTTGGGCTCTTTCGTATGCTTTTAAATGAGATTCTATTCCTCTTGGCCCGTCTGAAACTGCTGGATTCACCCTTTTTAAAGTATCCTTAGCCTCCCTAATTCTTCCTTGTTTCATcaaacagatacccaaattgcaCATCTTGTTGTTGTCAAGTGATATCAGTAATGCCTTACGGTAAGCATCTTCTGCTTCAATGTAATTATTCTGTTGCATAAGTGCCCATCCTAGATTCCCCTGAATCCAACCAACAATGAAAAACACATTTTCAGAATAattctacaatttttttttttttgtataaaaatgaaaatggtAACAACAACTTACCAGTAATCGGGTTGCTTCTTGTTGAACGGAGACTTGGAATTTCTTTCCCTGTGAACGGGCGGTCTTGGTTCGTTTTCCATTGAAAGCCATACCTCGTTCAATCATGAACAATTTGTGTTTCAACAATCTAGTCTGATCATCCAACCTCCCACATCTTTTGTAAAGATCCAATAAGATGTTATCAAGAGCCTCTTGGGCTTGATCAGAGCATCGATTTCTCAACGATTTGATCGCTTCTATGGCTTCCTCTGCTCGATTCAGTTGCTTCATCACGATTGCCATGTCTTTAAGAGCACTATCAACTCTGTCTCCCGAATTAATAGCCGCCCAGAAAAGGGGAATTGATCTTTCTGGATCTTTTTCCACTAACTGATCAAACCCAGAAAACAAAGCATGTAAATCAAACAGCTACAAAGCAATtacactaataataataataataagacaaTCAGAAAACAACCCAAGAATCAAGAACACATCTTTTTGGAAATTGTAAggtttcttattattattatacctGAACGTGCTTTGCTCTAACATAAGGAGTGTCCCCAACAGGAACTTTGTGGGTGACGTGAAAGGACTCCGAGACTCCATGAGCCTTCGCCGGAGAAGAAGGGGCTGATTTCGTGAATCTGAAGCCCTGAGGAGCATTCCACATATCTTGCATCATCTTCGATTCAATTGTTTGGGATTTGATCGTTTCAGTGATATGTGGAATGATGCCTAGAGAAAGAAGTGAAAAAATGTCGAAACGGGAAACAGACGAAGGAACTATGGAGTTTTAGAGAgagcgagagagagagagaacaaGAAAGGGCATGAAAAGTCCAATATATAAACGGAGTTTTGAAATCCGACCGTTATACAAACTAGCCGTTGAAAACTCTTttaggtatttttttttatgggcTTAGAATCGGATCTTGGGTTCTGTATgcccattaatttttttttaatatctactCTACTAGCACcagtaataaattattatatcaattaaatGTGCTGTTTccatatatcttatattttcatttttgatGGATTACACATTTTGATCACACATAACAGAGTTTAGTTGATGACATAcataataaacatttatataataaaatcaagaTTCAAATATAAAGATTGTCAAAAACGAAGTTTATAaaagtgatgatgatgatcatgagGCTTGAAAACTATCTGATTTGTCGAGTTTGGCAGTGCTAGAACTGGATGATCCCATTACATCAGATGAAATAGCAACCTGCGGTTCCCCCCTTTTCAATGATGTTGGATGTCCAGAAACCTCCTGAAAGACCAATTATGTCATGTTTTTTCAATAGACATGAAAAAGAGTCACTAAGTAAGAAGacaatgtattattataattaaccTTCATTAGATGATACCGCATGTCACATGGTCGAACCTTATTCCCTATACATGCCAGTACAAATTTAGAATAGTTGAACAGAACATCAGCAGCAGCTTGTTTCTTTTCTTCAGTCTGCATTTGGTAGGAACAAAATGAATGCTTTTCAAACAAGAACACCAACAACAAGGAACATGTATGTTTATAATCAGATGCATCTAATTTCTTCAGGGTTACATGAAAAAGACAGAAAAATCAAAGCAACAAATCAAGATTTTACTGATTTTACATCAATCCTTTGAACAAGTATTTCTTAGGGTTGTACTTCAAATCTGTGGTTTCAAGTCTCAAGACAACAATAACAAAAAACAAGGGTTTATGGTGAAGGGGAAGGACAAACTGCTGGTGTTCATCAAAACCATATCAATCTAAAAGTGCAAGTTCATCTCCAAGAATAAAGATTTATGCGTTTACTACTAACCATAGATAGATAGAGAGAGACAAATAAAAAGTATTCATGTGCCTGGAAATTGAAGAAATTAGGTTTCAAAATCTGACGACTATATTAAGACGAGTGAGTTAACGGATCAGACAACGGGCGGGCGTTACAAAACAAAACACTAATTCGTAAATTTGAGGTGGCGGCGTAAAGGAAGAAATTGAGGTTTACCTCGTAAtcttccatcttcttcttcttacaaACCCACGACCCAAAATAAAAGGAAAGAATCACACTCAAAAAGAAGGTTTCTTTGTATGTAATTATTAGTATAACAAATgataactttaatatttattaatttgataaacaaATGGCCTAttagctcagttggttagagcgtCGTGCTAATAACGCGAAGGTCGCAGGTTCGAGACCTGCATAGgccatcttttttatttattttttcctaaATTCGGGTTCCTCTTGAGTTATTTCTGATCGGGTCTTTCAAAGGGTTAGCCAGCTAGCTTTTGAAAGCAGTAGATTCGGTTCGTGATAGGACATGTAAGTCGGTTGTTAGAACACAGCTTATAACTATAAAGTTAGATACAAGTTTCACCaccatttaacatattttttcaaatagttaGACTTGGATGGCTCATAACTATGAAGTCTTAGATGCGGGTACAAAACATGTAGGTCAGTTGGTATAACACATTATTAATAACTAAATAGTAGTAGATTTAGATTGTTATAGGACATTTCATTCGATTGTCAGTACACATAGCTCATAACTACAAAGTTAGATACAAGcatttaagaaaaacaaaagacaaaaacAACAATCATTCTTGTTTTGTTGGTATTATTGATTAGAATGAATCTGTTTGTGAAAGCTTAGTCATCTTATGTTGTAGATTCGGATCATGATAGGACATTTAAGTCGATGTTAGAACACATAGCTCATAACTACAAAGTTAGATTCAAGTTTCACGGTCATTTAAGAAAAACAACCGTTCTTGTTTAGTTGGTACTATTGATTAGAATTGAATCTGTTTGTGAATGCTTAGCCATCTTCCTGGATACATGACAAAGAGGATTCATTTAAATTGGTTATTAGAACACATAGCTCATAACTACAAAGTTAGATACAAGTTTCACCaccatttaagaaaaaacaaagaCAAAAACAACAATCATTCTTGTTTTGTTGGGtattattgattaaaatgaacctGTTTGTGAAAACTTAGTCATCTTATGTAGTAGTTTCGAATCATGATAGGGCGGCATTTTAAGTTTGTTAGAACACATAGCTCATAACTACAAAGTTAGAATTGTGTTTCACGACCATTTAAGAAAAACAACAATCATTCTTGTTTTGTTGGTATTATTGATTAGAATGAATCTGTTTGTGAACGCTTAGCCATCTTCCTGGATACATGACAATTGGATTCATATAACAGTTCTCCAAAAAGAGCGAAAATGAAACTTGGCTGTGAACTTTCAGTAAGAAAAAAAAGCATAAAACTATTACTGCAATATGTCCTTTAACACCATTTCCAATCAAGACAAATAGAAACAACTTCTCAGATAACAAGCACACTGAAATCCAGATGTCCTAAGCAAGAACAGAAAGATAAGGAAAGGATGATAAAATAAGTCAAATTATGTTTCCTTGGGAGGACCTTTCTTTGCAGCTTCAGCATCAGCTTTCTCCTTCTCAATTTCAGCAACAACAGCATCAATTTCAGCTTCTTCAAGTTGACGCAACCCCTCCTTTGTCATCACAGCAACTTCAATATTCTTTCCTCCACTCTCAACAACCTAATGCGTATAGGTTTCCAAATACAACAACCATGGTCTCAATGAAGTTCTacaatgaaatcaaagaaagaaaaactaatGGCAAAATAATAAGACTAACCTCAAGCAAAGCACGAATTGTAAGTTTGACAGTTTCTTGTCCAGATGTTTCCTTATAGTTCTTTTCCAAAAACTCTCTCATTGAGTTTGAGTTTCTTCCAGTTGCATTTGCCTTCCAGGCAGAGAATGTGCCAGATGGGTCTGTTTGATACAGTGATGGTATATTCGTATAAGGGTCAAATCCCACAATCAAAGTTGAAAGTCCAAATGGCCTCACACCACCACTTTGTGTATACTTCTGCTGGAGACCAGCTATGTAACGAGTAATGTACTCAACAGTTACAGGATCCTCAACAGTAAGCCTATGGCTTTGACACTCAATCCGAGCCCTGTTAATAAGGACACGGGCATCTGCTTTAAGCCCAGCACAGGCTAATGCAATGTGGTTATCCAGGTTTACAATCTTCCTTACTGATCTGCAGCACAAAAATGCAAAAATGAAACAACAAAAGAAGAAGTGTGTAACTGTTTGTTTATGATCTTCAGATAAGATGGCTTTGAATTGCATCCATGTTTAAATCACAGTAAACATGATTTGGGACTGGCAAAGATCAAGTTTATTATTGGATTCAATGAGATTTTGCTGGATCATTCCTGCATAATTGAACCTCAAAGATACTTGGATAAAAGACCAGTATACTAATAGTTATCTAACACGACAAGCAATCAATCACAGATGCTACCTTTGTGAACCAATATAAATAAACGGATGTAAGAGTAATCAATAGCTCAAAGAAGCTAAAAATTGATTTAATCGAGGAAATGGATCGGATGGAAAAAGATTGAATCATGCAAATCCATGTGATAAAAACATGATCCCGTTACACATTTCAACAGCTTCGAGTGCAGATCAATACAGTAAAACCTAATTTCCATAACATTCTAAGGTAATAAGAATCGGGTAATCGAAACCCTAAgaaaaggaaagagagagagGACCTGGAATCTTGTAGCTTGGCCGTGGACTTCTTCTCCACGCCAAGGACGACGATGTCGGTTCCCCTAACGCCGACGGCGGCGTTTCCCTTGCGAACAGCTTCAAGGGCGTATTCGACCTGGAAAAGATGTCCATCGGGGGAAAACACCGTGATGGCTCTGTCGTATCTCGCCATTTCTCTCCTCTAGCTGCTGCTGGGTGCTTCTGCGACTGTGGGTTATGTGAATTCAGGGTTGATTGGGATTTGCTCTCTCTCTCTTCGCGGTCTGTTTGTTTGATACTTTTACACCTACTAATGACTTCTAAACTTGGTTTCTTTCGTATTCTTGGATGACAAGATAGCCAACCCAATAGACCAACCAAAGTCCTTTTAGggctaaaattataaaatgagcTATACATATTCGAGAAGATTTGTTAGACAATatgtttgtgtttttatttttttttctcttatgtcataattattttatttttaataaaattcattttataaaaagaataaagaataatataaaaaaattatggtcaAGTGACTCAAGTCTCACACCCAACTAAATTGATGTCCACCAAAAGAATgatatttcaaaacaaatcgGCAATAGTAAAGACAAAATCAACGTTGTCCCACGAAATCGAGGAAATGAGAACATAGTGTCGGTCAAAGAACTGTTTGTCGGTCGTCGTGTCAATTGAGACACAATTTCAAAAAGCGCCAAAAAGACTTGATTGATCAGTCAATCCTCAATGAtgtcaaaaaaacaaaatataaaggAGGCCAAACAACAAGTTATCTAGTGAACTGAACAAACCAGTTCAATATGCAACCTCAAAAGGGCAGCCAAATGTAACCTCAAAATTTTACTTCCTTATAATCTCGTTTAGAAGATCCACGATGCATTCAGCAGAAACGACGGTGTTCATCTTGATCTCCGCGAGAGTGGTCAAAAGAAggcttttaaaaattatgttggGTTTACTTATGTTGTCAAAGATCTTCTTATTTCTTTTTAGCCATATAGTCCACCAAATGATTAGTGGAATATGAATTCACTTCTTTTCAAACCCAGCGATTTTGCATTGATCCACCCGTTTGGACCAAAAATCGTTGATGGTCCATTGCATAACCCAATTAACTTTGTGAATGCTCCACAATAAACTCTAAAAGGGGTTCAACATAAGAACAATACAAAAGAAATGTGTGAAGTAGTCTCTTCCACCTCCCTAAATAATTGACACATACTCACGTCGCTTTAGACTGAAGTTTATTGTCCGTAAGGATACCACAAAGGACGCACcatccaaaaaataaattttggagGGTGTATTATTGTGTCAAACCATCTTCTATGGGTAATTATTCACCTCTAATTAGTTTGATGATTCATAATATTTACTCACGCTAAAATATCTGAAATTTTCTACACCATTTTATCATCAAAGGTATGGTTTAATCTCGTCCCtttgatttaatattaacattataaCTGTTGACATCCTGAACAAACATGtctttgacattattttgaATGCAAATTGTTGCCCATACTCTTTTGCCATACTCATATTCCCGCACTAGTTATCATGCCAAACACTGATAGAATTACCTTTGCCtataacaaatttcaaattttctctatttattgttaatcatttttcacaatttcaaattttctcTATTTATTGTTAATCATTTTTCACAACCCACGTCCATTTGTAGCGTTAACCTTCTTAGTGAACCAACCAGACCAATCATCTCTGTATTTACTTTGGATAAACTTCACCTAAAGTCTCTTTTTTTCACCTGCATACCTTCAACGCCACCTAAACATCAaagatttgttaaaataaaacatgtcCCTAATTCCAAGACACCCATTTTCGGTGGGAATCTAACTAAATGGGTGGTGTTAGAATCGATCGATCCCCATGGGAAGATAAACATCATACACATTGGGAGAGACgagacatttttttataaaaccaaCTTCCCTCCTTTAGAGAGAAtttttccttttcacatttttaacctgatttcaattttattgatAAGAGATCCAAATTTATTGGGTTTTAGCATGAGCCCCCAAAGGTAATTCAATGTAGGTTGTCGATATTGATTCAATCATGAAGCCCAAAATATTAACTAAGAAAACTTGCGCATTATGACTAGTGAACATAATTTCAGACTTATCATTTTCAAGAGCAAACTtcaaatttgttcaaaataatttttcaggttttggaaattttctttaGTAGCCTTCAAGATTTAAGGGTATCATTAGAAAACAAAAGATGAGTAGTTACAACCTCTGACCTTCCACATCTAAATCCCTTAATTTGACCATCTCTCGAAAGTGCATCCATCACAATGACAAAGAGGAAAGAGGTAATGGATCTCTCCGCCTTAAACCTCTTGAGTTTCCAAAAAATCTAGTAGATTCTCATTAATAATGACTGAGAATTGTTAGAAATTTAGGAATTGAATCTCCCAAATCTGACTTATTTGAATTGATctataatgatataaaaaaaacaaaagaagacacaaatttgtTGCTCACTTCAGTCGACactagatttcactatgaagaaaaagaTTACAAAGCAATTGCCTCACAATTTCTCTCTAtagaattatgttttttatcaatgtaaatttttaataataatatatttataaggtaaacatccaggtaataaaacttaaatacctATTGGTCAGACACAAACTCAAACCCAAATATAAACAcgataaactctaattaattattgttgagtttattataaatgtagTCTTAATAACTCAACAATTTTTCacattctgaattcaagaggaacaaagAGTCCTCTATTTATCAATTAGGCaacaatattgataaaattttccttgaaggttttaggcagctcATTATGCAATCTCATGATTTTaacacgctcgttcaatgtttaATTCATCCGTTCAGCTACTCCAATTTTTGAGGCGTTCGgtgaacagtcttcaccataccgATCTCATTCACATCATAATACTCTCTGATCTGAACTGATGTATTCATCTTCGTTGTTGGATCTCAAACATTTCattttctgatttgtttcattttcaatcaaaatctctcacttcttgaaaataacaaatacttcagacttgtgcttcataaaataaactcaTACTTTCTTGtcaaatcatctataaacgtcatgTAGTAGTGTGATTCGCCAATAGAATAAACATGTGCAAGTCCTCACACATTACTGTGTGCCAACTCTAGCATTTCTTTTTGAGTTATTTCTCAATTTTAAGAAACTCACACGTTTCTGTTTATCAAAAATGCaatttttacataattgatgCTCAACATACTTCATTTATGGAATCGGAcaattcttcaaaaaaaaatcatttatttttcgCTCATATGACCTAACGTGCAATGTCATAGTTGACTGTTTTTAAGTCATCAACAATAACAACAAATGTGTCTCTATatgttgaagtcgtgtataataTTCTAGTTtagtgacctcgagcaacaactattgctcatTTAGTCACTTTTCACGCACCGTTTCCACAATTGAAACTGTAACCTTCATCATCAAGTTGCGTAACAAAAATCAGATTGCGCaataaacctggaatgtgtatTACCTTATTAATCTTCAAACAGAACAGTTTGAcatattcaatttgatgtcccccatgtcTATAATATTCAGTGGCTCACTATTTGCGAGATAAATTTTCCCACAGTTTTCAgtcacataattctccattaagttttgtgggcagtggtgtgaaAAATGCTTCTAAGTTCAAAactcatgaatctatcgggctatcaactgACAGAAACAACACATTAGTGTCATTTTCTATAACTACGTTGactgaattatttttatcatcactattTCTTTTGGGTGTTTTGTTTAATGTGACCTTACCAAAATTTAAGCAAACAAATGTCCGCCTAGACTTGAACTGACTTCTCTTGTTCCTCGACATAAATCtactcttacctcggttgaaatttttatCGTTATCTCTGCCCATGTTTTcaacattcagagcagaacttatgaacgtttcaccagaattAATT from Impatiens glandulifera chromosome 9, dImpGla2.1, whole genome shotgun sequence includes the following:
- the LOC124915452 gene encoding proteasome subunit alpha type-7, producing MARYDRAITVFSPDGHLFQVEYALEAVRKGNAAVGVRGTDIVVLGVEKKSTAKLQDSRSVRKIVNLDNHIALACAGLKADARVLINRARIECQSHRLTVEDPVTVEYITRYIAGLQQKYTQSGGVRPFGLSTLIVGFDPYTNIPSLYQTDPSGTFSAWKANATGRNSNSMREFLEKNYKETSGQETVKLTIRALLEVVESGGKNIEVAVMTKEGLRQLEEAEIDAVVAEIEKEKADAEAAKKGPPKET
- the LOC124915246 gene encoding protein POLLENLESS 3-LIKE 2-like, which encodes MMQDMWNAPQGFRFTKSAPSSPAKAHGVSESFHVTHKVPVGDTPYVRAKHVQLVEKDPERSIPLFWAAINSGDRVDSALKDMAIVMKQLNRAEEAIEAIKSLRNRCSDQAQEALDNILLDLYKRCGRLDDQTRLLKHKLFMIERGMAFNGKRTKTARSQGKKFQVSVQQEATRLLGNLGWALMQQNNYIEAEDAYRKALLISLDNNKMCNLGICLMKQGRIREAKDTLKRVNPAVSDGPRGIESHLKAYERAQQMLRDLESDSMNKTMDRVEQSKLFDSFFGSSSLWQPQPCCNSSKNRDIESFGGDENISSSINIIKQQPMNNSLNIDAQPFHYDDPFGCQIPPHPLKRTRSASEVEKKWENLLPDNKDFEDAIVAAMLGTEKTKKRLKVFQDITLCLSPRSSKA
- the LOC124915248 gene encoding uncharacterized protein LOC124915248; this translates as MEDYETEEKKQAAADVLFNYSKFVLACIGNKVRPCDMRYHLMKEVSGHPTSLKRGEPQVAISSDVMGSSSSSTAKLDKSDSFQAS